The Bacteroidota bacterium genome window below encodes:
- a CDS encoding inositol monophosphatase family protein — translation MLNIAIEAAKEAGKFLKHNLGKVREINLKSGQEKNLVTEIDKKSEEMIVGIIRKHFPNHDILAEESGSEHGKKSDFRWIIDPLDGTTNFTHGLPIFCVSIGLERKGELIAGVIYDPNLNELFSAEKGRGAFLNGRRLRVSQTASLKQSLLVTGFPYNVNENPDNCIEHFVNFLFEGQAVRRMGSAAIDMAYVAAGRYDGFWEVNLNAWDMAAGVLLIREAGGKVTGFKGEEINIYGKQIVASNGLIHDEMVGLISRKPTLLK, via the coding sequence ATGCTAAACATTGCAATCGAAGCCGCCAAAGAAGCGGGCAAATTTTTAAAACATAACTTGGGAAAAGTTAGAGAGATCAATCTTAAAAGCGGACAGGAAAAAAACCTCGTTACTGAGATTGATAAAAAATCGGAAGAGATGATTGTGGGAATTATCAGAAAACATTTTCCAAATCACGATATACTCGCCGAGGAAAGCGGTAGCGAGCACGGTAAAAAATCGGACTTTCGCTGGATAATAGACCCGTTAGACGGAACAACGAACTTTACACACGGTCTGCCGATATTTTGTGTGTCCATCGGACTTGAACGCAAAGGTGAATTAATTGCCGGTGTAATCTACGACCCGAATTTGAATGAGCTTTTTTCGGCAGAAAAAGGGCGCGGCGCTTTTTTAAACGGCAGACGCCTGCGTGTTTCTCAGACAGCATCTCTCAAACAAAGCTTACTCGTAACAGGATTCCCTTATAACGTAAATGAAAATCCCGACAACTGCATCGAACATTTTGTAAATTTCCTCTTTGAAGGTCAAGCAGTCAGAAGAATGGGATCAGCAGCAATCGATATGGCTTATGTTGCCGCTGGTCGTTATGATGGATTCTGGGAAGTTAATTTGAATGCCTGGGATATGGCAGCGGGAGTTTTGTTGATTCGCGAAGCCGGCGGAAAAGTTACTGGTTTTAAAGGAGAAGAAATAAATATTTATGGAAAACAAATCGTCGCAAGCAATGGATTAATACACGATGAGATGGTGGGATTGATAAGTAGAAAGCCGACTTTACTCAAATAA